The sequence TTAAGATTGATTCAACAACTACACATAAAAAGTTTGATTTAGATGGACAGTATGATACTGATAACCAAGCAAATAATACTAATGATGGCTTAAAACAATTCAATTATACAAACACAGATACTTGGACACAAGAAATTAAACTTACAAGTAAAAATCAAGATATAAAGTGGATTAGTGGTGTTTATTTTGATAAAGAAAAAAGAGAACAAGGTCCTTATGGAGCAGAACAACTTTATATGGGGGCTATTTATGTAGGAGATGCATATTCTACAAGTAATAGTAAAACTCAAGCAATTTTTGGGCAAACAATGATTCCTTTGGGAGAAAAATTTGAATTAACCTTAGGTGCTAGGTATCAAAAAATAAAAAAAGAGATAGATGCTATTGCTAAATCAAGTTGGGGAGGTGTATCAAATTCTGATATAAATTATAATGATGAAAAGACTTGGAATAGTTTTTTACCTAAAGTTGCTATTTCATATAAAGTTAATGATAATTTAAAAACTTTTGCTTCTATTACAAAAGGTTATATGCCAGGTGGCTTTAACTACTACCCCTCAAATTCAAGTAGTGAAGACAATACTTTTGAGCCACAAGAATCAATTAATTATGAAATTGGTATGAAATACTTGGGCGAAAATTATTCTATTAATGCTTCAATTTTTAGAATGAATATTGAAGATATTCATGTTTATAAACAATTAAGTGGAAGCACTATTTTTCAAACATCAAATGCAAAGAAAGCTCACTCTCAAGGAATAGAAGTTGATGGAAGGTATTATTTAACTAATAATATAGAATTATCAGGAGCAGTAGGTTTTATACAAGCTAAATATGATGACTATGATAATGGAACTAAAAAATTTGATGGGAATAAAATAGAATATACTCCAAATTATACGGCTAGTTTAGGGATCGCTTATATACAAGAAAAAGGTTTATATGGGAGATTAGATATTTATTCAAGAGGAGAAACAACTTTTATTGATGGGGCAAATAGTGACAGAATGATTGAATCAAACGGAGGAATTACATCAAATATAAAAGTTGGTTATAAAGTTGGTGATTGGGATATATATAGTTATATTACTAATATTACTAATGAAGATTATGTTAATTCATATATGTCAAAAAGTGGTGGATCTTGGGTTGGGTTTAATGAACCTAGACGTTTTGGTGTAGGTGCAATTTATAAATTTTAATACCAACTTAACAAAAAATAATCCCTTTAACCTAAAATAGATATTGATATAAGTTATCAATATCTATATACTCTTTATTTAAACTTTAGGACAAATATATGAAAAAATATGAAAAACAAAAACAAGGACTTTGGAGTATTATTGCTCCAGTTAATATTTATATAAAATTTGCGATGTTCTTATCAGCTATTGGCGCAATTACTTCAGTTATGGGATTCGTCCTTTTAGCATACGTTATAGGGTTGACATCAGGTGGGTCTATTAGTTTATTTGGAATAAACTTTGAATTAAAAGAATCTTTGATTCTTTTATCTGTAATTACAATTTTTTCATTTCTGGCTAAGTATTATTCTTTTGTAATATCTCATCTTGGAGCTTTTAGGTTAGAACAAATTTTAAGAGTAAAGATTACTACTCATATGTCACAAGTTCCATTAGGTCATATAATAACTATAGGTACTGGTGCGATAAAAAAAGTTTTACTTGATGATGTGAAAAACTTGCATGCTTTTGTGGCAGATAATACACCTTTTATGGCAAAAGCAATTATTTCTCCTATTGCTTCAATGATAGCACTATTTTTTATTGATTATCGATTAGCTTTTGTTGCTTTTGGTGTATTATTAATTGGTGGCATTCTTATGAGTCTTGTGATGAAGGATTCGGTGAATTATAGGAATAATTATGAACAAAGCCAATCCGAAATCAATAAAGCAGTTGTTGAATTTATTCAAGCAATGCCAGTTGTTAGAACATTTGATGATGGTACAACTTCTTTTAAACGATATAATAATTCACTTGATCGATACCGTATGCATTTAAAAGAGTGGATAGCAACAACAAGTAATCCAGCTAGAATATCTATGACTATACTAAGTCCTATGCCAACGCTTTTAGCTATAAGTATTGCTGGATTATTTTTTATGATAAATGGCACTCTTTTATTTGCTCCTTTTATTGCTGCTTTACTTGTAAGTACAGGAATGGCAGATGCAATGATACCTTTAATGTGGATGAGTAATTTTGTCAAAAAATCAACTGCAGCTGCTATAAGAATACAAGAAATTATGGCAATTCCTACTCTAAAAATAAGTGATAAAAAAGAAAAAATCGAAAATACCAATATTGTATTTGAAAATGTTTCATTTAAATATAAGGAAGAAGATAATTACGCACTTAAAGGAGTCTCTTTTGAAGTACCTAAAAATACAGTAACGGCACTTGTAGGAGCAAGTGGAGCAGGGAAAAGTACTGTAGCAAAACTTATTCCTAGATTTTGGGATGTAACAAGTGGAACTATTAAAATAGGTGATGTAAATATCAAAAATATTGATTCAGAAACTTTAATGAATACAGTTTCCTTTGTGTTTCAAGATACCTTTTTATTTAATGATACCCTTGGAAATAATATAAAAATAGCCAATAATAATGCTAGTGACGAAGATATGATACAAGCTGCAAAAGCAGCTCAAATTCATGAATTTATCCAAAGTTTACCCAATGGCTATGAAACAATGGCAGGAGATAGAGGAACAAATCTTTCAGGTGGTCAAAAACAAAGAATTACGATTGCTCGATCGATTTTAAGGAATGCTCCTATTGTAGTGCTTGATGAAGCAACTGCTTTTGCTGATCCTGAAAATGAAGAAGAAATTATCAAAGCTTTAGCAAATCTGATGAAAAATAAAACAGTTATTGTAATTGCACATAGACTCTCAACCATAAAAGATGTTAATCAAATCATAGTATTTGATAATGGTGAAATAAAAGAAAAAGGAAAGCATGAAGAACTCTTACAGATGCAAGGGATTTATGCAAATCTTTGGAGCAATTATGAAAAAGCTCAAAATTGGGATATGCAACATATAGGAGCTGAAAAATGAAAAAGAATCAATTTACCTCTATTTCTACTATTTATAAACTCACTTTAGAATTAGCAGGTGATAAAGAAAATGAGTTTAAAAAAAGTTTGATATATTTTACCTTGGCTTTTGTATCACAAGGTCTTGCTTTTGGTATGTTTTATCCTATGTTAAAATCAATGTTTGCAGAGACATTTATTTTATCAAATACTTTTTTATATTTAGGAGTAATGGCTTTGTTTAGTGTCATATCATTTTGGGCAAAATGGAAAGGGCATGATTTTGATTATACGGGTAATATAGTAGAAATAAGTCATGATATAAGAACAAAACTCGGCGTTGCACTTAGAAAAATGCCTTTAGAAAAACTTTCAAGGTATAAAACTGGAGAATTAAATTCAATCTTTTCAAGTAATGTGGATGAGTCTGTTTTACACATGGGGATGATTGCTTCTATGTTTTTACAAATCATAATTGTACCAATAACCATTGTTATTTTTACTTTCTTCGTTGACTATCGATTGGCTTTATTGATTTTATTAATTTTGCCATTTGCTATTCCTCTTTATAATTGGAAAAGAAATGATTCAAATAAAGAAAAAGTTGAATTTAATAAAGCAAATGCAATTTTAGAAGCTGATTTTATAGAATACATTCAAGGTTTACCTGTATTAAGAGCTGTGAATAAGGTTGGAGTGAATGCTCAAAATTTACATGATTCTATAGCCCATGTAAAAGAAGTACAAAAAGAAGGATTAAATAAAGGACAAATTCCCTTTGTACTTATGGGTATCTTGATTGAAATAACTTTATTGGCATTGGTTTTTATAGGCTCATATTTTATATTAGATAATAGCTTATCTATTATAACTTTAGCTGCTGCTGTAATTGTTGTATCTAGATTATCAGAACCCTTATCTATTTTTTTAGGAGTAGTTTCAGTATTTGATATCATGGATTCAGCATTTAATCGAATAAAAGCTATTTTCGCTATTTATCCATTAATTATAGAAAAACCATATCAAGAGGCAGAAACTTTTGATATTACTTTTGATAATGTAAGTTTTGCTTATGAAAATCAGAAAACAAATGCACTTAAAAAAGTAAGTTTTTCTATGCCAAATAAAACAATGACAGCTATAGTTGGACATTCAGGTTGTGGTAAAACAACACTTACAAAAATGATTATGAGATATTCAGATCCCCAAACTGGAAGTATTAAAATTGGTGGAATAAATATAAAAAATATGAGTTCAATAGATTTGATGAAAAATATCTCAGTGGTATTTCAAGATGTATATTTATTTGATGATACTATTATGAATAATATTCGTATGGCAAATCAAAATGCTACGGATAAAGAAGTAGAAATTGCAGCCCAAAGTGCATTTTGTCATGAGTTTATTTCTAGGTTACCTGCTGGCTATAATACAACAATAGGAGATATTGGTGGAAGCTTAAGTGGAGGAGAAAAGCAAAGAATAAGTATAGCAAGAGCTATATTAAAAAATGCACCCATAGTAATTCTTGATGAACCCACTGCTGCTCTTGATACTCAAAGTGAAGTCGCTGTACAAAAAGCTATTGATAAACTTCTTGAAGATAAAACAGTAATAGTAATTGCTCATAGACTTTCTACTATTTCAAGTGCAGATAATATCCTTGTATTAGATAATGGAGAAGTGATTGAGATGGGTACTCATAATGAATTAGTAAATAACAAAGACAAATATTTTGATATGTGGTCTGCTCAACAAAGAGTAAAAGAATGGAGTCTGGA is a genomic window of Arcobacter sp. F2176 containing:
- a CDS encoding TonB-dependent receptor, which encodes MKKVNLVKYITCSLIVSSTLYANQNVTLDEVMVSANKVEESISDVPQSITVITNEELEEKGIKKVFDVVKEVPNMNIRGNTGMGTNLSFRGLNSSMFTNNNPVVIYVDGVPYYDRYDFDPSLVNVEQIEILRGPQGTLYGKDAIGAVINIITKTPENEWRGAIGAEYGNYNYMRTTLNASGALIKDKLFAGINGSFKSDDGWITNHHEGMNKNANKKQDRKTSGFFLYKASDEFLTKLTLTDNYKKNYFIDGFGSDPSLDINSLKRKTAKNVNFDVPTFEKTKVKSQAINLSYEVEKFKIDSTTTHKKFDLDGQYDTDNQANNTNDGLKQFNYTNTDTWTQEIKLTSKNQDIKWISGVYFDKEKREQGPYGAEQLYMGAIYVGDAYSTSNSKTQAIFGQTMIPLGEKFELTLGARYQKIKKEIDAIAKSSWGGVSNSDINYNDEKTWNSFLPKVAISYKVNDNLKTFASITKGYMPGGFNYYPSNSSSEDNTFEPQESINYEIGMKYLGENYSINASIFRMNIEDIHVYKQLSGSTIFQTSNAKKAHSQGIEVDGRYYLTNNIELSGAVGFIQAKYDDYDNGTKKFDGNKIEYTPNYTASLGIAYIQEKGLYGRLDIYSRGETTFIDGANSDRMIESNGGITSNIKVGYKVGDWDIYSYITNITNEDYVNSYMSKSGGSWVGFNEPRRFGVGAIYKF
- a CDS encoding ABC transporter ATP-binding protein yields the protein MKKYEKQKQGLWSIIAPVNIYIKFAMFLSAIGAITSVMGFVLLAYVIGLTSGGSISLFGINFELKESLILLSVITIFSFLAKYYSFVISHLGAFRLEQILRVKITTHMSQVPLGHIITIGTGAIKKVLLDDVKNLHAFVADNTPFMAKAIISPIASMIALFFIDYRLAFVAFGVLLIGGILMSLVMKDSVNYRNNYEQSQSEINKAVVEFIQAMPVVRTFDDGTTSFKRYNNSLDRYRMHLKEWIATTSNPARISMTILSPMPTLLAISIAGLFFMINGTLLFAPFIAALLVSTGMADAMIPLMWMSNFVKKSTAAAIRIQEIMAIPTLKISDKKEKIENTNIVFENVSFKYKEEDNYALKGVSFEVPKNTVTALVGASGAGKSTVAKLIPRFWDVTSGTIKIGDVNIKNIDSETLMNTVSFVFQDTFLFNDTLGNNIKIANNNASDEDMIQAAKAAQIHEFIQSLPNGYETMAGDRGTNLSGGQKQRITIARSILRNAPIVVLDEATAFADPENEEEIIKALANLMKNKTVIVIAHRLSTIKDVNQIIVFDNGEIKEKGKHEELLQMQGIYANLWSNYEKAQNWDMQHIGAEK
- a CDS encoding ABC transporter ATP-binding protein — translated: MKKNQFTSISTIYKLTLELAGDKENEFKKSLIYFTLAFVSQGLAFGMFYPMLKSMFAETFILSNTFLYLGVMALFSVISFWAKWKGHDFDYTGNIVEISHDIRTKLGVALRKMPLEKLSRYKTGELNSIFSSNVDESVLHMGMIASMFLQIIIVPITIVIFTFFVDYRLALLILLILPFAIPLYNWKRNDSNKEKVEFNKANAILEADFIEYIQGLPVLRAVNKVGVNAQNLHDSIAHVKEVQKEGLNKGQIPFVLMGILIEITLLALVFIGSYFILDNSLSIITLAAAVIVVSRLSEPLSIFLGVVSVFDIMDSAFNRIKAIFAIYPLIIEKPYQEAETFDITFDNVSFAYENQKTNALKKVSFSMPNKTMTAIVGHSGCGKTTLTKMIMRYSDPQTGSIKIGGINIKNMSSIDLMKNISVVFQDVYLFDDTIMNNIRMANQNATDKEVEIAAQSAFCHEFISRLPAGYNTTIGDIGGSLSGGEKQRISIARAILKNAPIVILDEPTAALDTQSEVAVQKAIDKLLEDKTVIVIAHRLSTISSADNILVLDNGEVIEMGTHNELVNNKDKYFDMWSAQQRVKEWSLDA